From Chromohalobacter canadensis, one genomic window encodes:
- a CDS encoding ABC transporter permease → MFKQLLDRECEVRAVELLQYFLDNLELLGTLTLEHISLVGVAVGIATLTGVPIGIAITKNERIAKTVLYIASIIVTIPSIALFGIMIPILSLIGQGIGYMPAVIAVLLYSQLPIIRNTYTAINNVDPALREAARGVGMSQNQRLRMVEIPLAVPVIMAGVRTAVVLNIGVMAIAAYIGAGGLGTFISRGISQSDPRQLILGAVAVSILAIIVDYALLALQKRLTPKGMERAAAAT, encoded by the coding sequence GTGTTCAAACAATTACTCGATCGCGAGTGCGAGGTCCGTGCCGTGGAATTACTGCAATATTTTCTCGACAATCTCGAGTTGCTGGGGACCCTTACTCTCGAGCACATCAGCCTGGTGGGTGTCGCGGTGGGGATCGCCACGCTGACCGGCGTCCCCATTGGCATCGCCATCACGAAAAATGAGCGCATCGCCAAGACCGTGCTCTACATCGCCTCAATCATCGTGACCATTCCCTCCATCGCGCTGTTCGGGATCATGATTCCGATCCTCTCGCTCATCGGCCAGGGCATCGGCTACATGCCGGCGGTCATCGCGGTGCTGCTGTACTCGCAGTTACCGATCATCCGCAACACCTACACCGCCATCAATAACGTCGACCCGGCCCTTCGCGAAGCCGCGCGCGGCGTCGGCATGAGCCAGAACCAGCGCCTGCGCATGGTCGAGATTCCGCTCGCCGTGCCGGTGATCATGGCCGGCGTGCGTACCGCCGTGGTGCTCAACATCGGCGTCATGGCAATCGCCGCCTATATCGGCGCCGGCGGGCTCGGTACTTTCATTAGTCGCGGCATCTCCCAGTCCGACCCGCGCCAACTGATCCTCGGCGCCGTGGCCGTCAGCATCCTGGCGATCATCGTCGACTATGCGCTGCTGGCACTGCAGAAGCGCTTGACACCCAAAGGGATGGAACGCGCCGCCGCCGCCACCTGA
- a CDS encoding ABC transporter ATP-binding protein codes for MIRLDNLTKVFDTPKGAVTAADHISMEVPSGEICILLGPSGCGKTTTLKMINRIVRPTSGKVFINGEDTSSLDTQDLRRNIGYVIQQIGLFPNMTIEENITVVPKLLGWDKAKYRERAREMMRMIAMEPDAFLKRYPSELSGGQQQRIGVARALAADPPVMLMDEPFGAIDPINRAVIQDEFLKMQQELNKTIMFVSHDIDEAIKMGDRIAIFRDGKLVQYSEPDELLAAPKNDFVESFLGEDRALKRLNLVQVRDLASEEIGLVRPDETLATALQRIESYGYQNSIVMVNDKRQPVGIINAAVARTTQGHCRDHYQSVPVVVSLDDDLRKVASLMFANDMTWVPCVDDDGRIVGQVTQRAITHHLGSRYRAHSKRESDASAAEAASSPATKE; via the coding sequence ATGATTCGACTCGACAACTTGACCAAGGTCTTCGATACGCCCAAGGGCGCGGTGACCGCCGCCGACCATATCAGCATGGAGGTGCCCAGCGGCGAGATCTGCATCCTGCTCGGCCCCTCGGGCTGCGGCAAGACCACCACCCTGAAGATGATCAACCGCATCGTCCGGCCGACCTCTGGCAAGGTATTCATCAACGGCGAGGACACCTCCAGCCTCGATACCCAAGATCTGCGCCGCAACATCGGCTACGTGATCCAGCAGATCGGCCTGTTCCCCAACATGACCATCGAAGAAAACATCACCGTGGTGCCCAAGCTACTGGGCTGGGACAAGGCCAAGTACCGCGAGCGTGCCCGGGAGATGATGCGCATGATCGCCATGGAGCCGGACGCCTTCCTCAAGCGCTACCCCAGCGAGCTTTCCGGCGGACAGCAACAGCGCATCGGCGTGGCCCGGGCGCTGGCCGCCGATCCGCCGGTGATGCTGATGGACGAACCCTTCGGCGCCATCGACCCGATCAACCGGGCGGTGATTCAGGACGAATTCCTGAAAATGCAGCAGGAACTGAACAAGACCATCATGTTCGTCAGTCACGACATCGACGAGGCGATCAAGATGGGCGACCGCATCGCCATCTTCCGTGATGGCAAGCTGGTCCAGTACTCGGAACCCGATGAACTGCTCGCCGCGCCCAAGAACGACTTCGTCGAATCTTTCCTCGGCGAGGACCGCGCACTGAAACGCCTCAACCTGGTCCAGGTCCGCGACCTGGCCAGCGAAGAGATCGGCTTGGTGCGTCCGGACGAAACGCTGGCCACCGCCCTTCAGCGCATCGAATCCTACGGGTACCAGAACAGCATTGTGATGGTCAACGACAAGCGTCAGCCAGTGGGCATCATCAACGCCGCCGTGGCCCGTACCACCCAAGGGCACTGTCGCGATCATTACCAGAGCGTGCCAGTGGTGGTCAGCCTCGACGACGACCTACGCAAGGTCGCCTCGCTGATGTTCGCCAACGACATGACCTGGGTGCCCTGCGTCGACGACGACGGCCGCATCGTCGGTCAGGTCACCCAGCGGGCGATCACCCATCACCTGGGCTCGCGCTATCGTGCTCATTCCAAGCGCGAGAGCGACGCCTCGGCTGCCGAAGCGGCATCGTCACCAGCCACCAAGGAGTAA
- a CDS encoding ABC transporter permease, translating into MPTLNLSGAIRLLVLVAIFLAGVWSQSSGVIDDFIFYLPDVHYLAVQHLWLTVMSAGLAILVAIPLGIWLSRPSMAQVAESMMQILNVGTTIPTLAVLALSMSFLGIGTVPAVFGLFVATLLPIARNTYTGLKGVDPALKEAAAGIGMSPTQRLLRVELPNALYVIFAGIRTALAINIGTVPLAFLIGAGGLGELIFTGIDLYDPVMMLSGAIPTALLAVVVDMLIAITAFVVVPRGVNPGRA; encoded by the coding sequence ATGCCGACGTTGAACCTCTCCGGAGCCATACGCCTGCTGGTGCTGGTGGCGATCTTTCTAGCCGGTGTCTGGAGTCAGTCCAGCGGCGTGATCGACGACTTCATCTTCTATCTGCCCGACGTCCATTACCTGGCCGTGCAACACCTGTGGCTGACCGTCATGTCCGCTGGCCTAGCGATTCTGGTCGCCATCCCGCTGGGCATCTGGCTGTCACGCCCCAGCATGGCGCAGGTCGCCGAGTCCATGATGCAGATCCTCAACGTGGGCACCACCATTCCCACGCTCGCCGTGCTGGCGCTGTCGATGAGCTTTCTCGGCATCGGCACCGTCCCGGCGGTCTTCGGGCTCTTCGTGGCCACGCTGCTGCCCATCGCCCGCAACACCTATACCGGGCTCAAGGGCGTCGATCCGGCCCTCAAGGAGGCCGCGGCGGGCATCGGTATGTCGCCCACCCAGCGCCTGCTACGGGTCGAGCTGCCCAACGCCCTGTACGTGATTTTCGCCGGCATCCGCACGGCGCTGGCGATCAACATCGGCACGGTGCCGCTGGCCTTTTTGATCGGCGCGGGCGGTCTCGGCGAGCTGATCTTCACCGGCATCGACCTCTACGACCCGGTCATGATGCTCTCCGGCGCGATCCCCACGGCCCTGCTGGCAGTGGTGGTGGACATGCTCATCGCCATCACCGCCTTCGTGGTGGTGCCGCGCGGGGTCAATCCGGGCCGCGCCTAG
- a CDS encoding glycine betaine ABC transporter substrate-binding protein, giving the protein MKTLMTLLTGAALASSLATAQANEVVVGGKNFTEQQILSSMTTQYLEGLGYDVDKRAGLGSAVLRQAQENGQVDLYWEYTGTSLINYNDESAEGLTVDETYQKVKELDAEKGLVWLEPSDANNTYALAMREASVEETGITSLSDLAQAVNDEQGLTFAMNAEFYAREDGWRPLQQAYEFRASRGDVKRMDSGLVYQALRDEQVDVGLVFATDGRIPAFDFQVLEDDQNFFPAYALTPVVRQAALDANPELAEQMNTLSGLLDNDTMSTLNARVDVDKTSIERVAENFLEENDLL; this is encoded by the coding sequence ATGAAAACCTTGATGACCCTGCTTACCGGCGCGGCACTCGCCAGCAGCCTGGCGACCGCCCAGGCGAACGAGGTCGTGGTCGGCGGCAAGAACTTCACCGAGCAGCAGATCCTTTCCAGCATGACCACCCAGTACCTGGAAGGCCTCGGCTATGACGTCGATAAGCGCGCCGGGCTGGGCTCCGCCGTCCTGCGCCAAGCCCAGGAAAACGGCCAGGTCGACCTCTACTGGGAATACACCGGCACCTCGCTGATCAACTACAACGACGAGTCCGCCGAAGGATTGACCGTCGACGAGACCTACCAGAAGGTCAAGGAACTCGACGCCGAGAAGGGCCTGGTATGGCTCGAGCCCTCCGACGCCAACAACACCTATGCGCTGGCCATGCGCGAGGCAAGCGTCGAGGAAACCGGCATCACCTCGCTCAGCGATCTGGCCCAGGCGGTCAACGATGAGCAGGGGCTGACCTTCGCCATGAACGCCGAGTTCTATGCCCGCGAAGACGGCTGGCGCCCGCTGCAGCAGGCTTATGAATTCCGCGCCAGCCGTGGCGACGTCAAGCGCATGGACTCCGGCCTCGTCTACCAGGCGCTGCGCGACGAGCAAGTCGACGTGGGGCTGGTGTTCGCCACCGACGGCCGCATCCCCGCCTTCGACTTCCAGGTGCTCGAGGACGACCAGAACTTCTTCCCGGCCTACGCGCTGACACCGGTGGTGCGCCAGGCGGCTCTGGACGCCAATCCCGAGCTCGCCGAGCAGATGAACACGCTCTCCGGCCTGCTCGACAACGACACCATGTCTACACTCAACGCCCGGGTCGATGTCGACAAGACATCCATCGAACGGGTCGCCGAGAACTTCCTCGAAGAAAACGACCTGTTGTGA
- a CDS encoding MmgE/PrpD family protein yields MLDHDEGRSNAAFFLRHAFLDSSPAPEATAMHDHAPLDWMHGFALSALDDAHLHQAKRCLLDLLGVAAGATRTPLADKATRFVTSQHGGERPLLFTAGKASPTGVALHGAWLIDALDAHDGQVLTKGHAGVALLPGLLALPEVADLSGRDFLTLLAYGYEIATRAGIALHATSPDYHTSGAWNALGVAAVAARLRVADVETLHHALGIAEFYGPRSQMMRCIDHPTMLKDGSGWGAMTGISAALLAEDGFTGAPALTVTAPNVAGLWQDLGERWYLHEQYFKAYPICRWAQPAVEAVLSLPAEQHDPAAIARIEIVTFHEGKRLHVTHPTTTEQAQYSLPWSVACALGRGTVDVAGVSDELDAPDLKALASRVEIHEDDTFNARFPAERWARARLHLESGEVIESADFEARGNPDRPLSDAEIFAKYWALAEPVLGERAARLHDVVMSLEARPASDLLALLSAPTFSKQ; encoded by the coding sequence GTGCTCGATCATGACGAAGGCCGCTCCAATGCGGCCTTCTTTCTGCGTCACGCGTTTCTTGATTCTTCGCCAGCACCCGAGGCCACTGCCATGCACGACCACGCCCCCCTCGACTGGATGCACGGGTTCGCTCTCTCTGCCCTGGACGACGCCCATCTGCATCAGGCCAAGCGCTGCCTGCTCGACCTGCTGGGCGTGGCCGCCGGCGCCACTCGCACGCCGCTGGCCGACAAGGCCACGCGCTTCGTGACCTCCCAACACGGCGGCGAACGCCCACTGCTGTTCACCGCCGGAAAGGCCTCGCCCACCGGCGTCGCCCTGCACGGGGCCTGGCTGATCGACGCGCTCGACGCCCACGATGGCCAGGTGCTGACCAAGGGACATGCCGGCGTGGCCCTGCTGCCCGGCTTGCTGGCACTGCCCGAGGTCGCCGATCTCTCCGGGCGCGACTTCCTCACCCTGCTCGCCTACGGCTACGAGATCGCCACCCGCGCGGGGATCGCCCTGCACGCCACCAGCCCGGACTACCACACCTCCGGCGCCTGGAACGCCCTGGGTGTGGCCGCCGTGGCCGCGCGCCTGCGCGTGGCCGATGTCGAGACCTTACATCATGCCCTTGGCATCGCCGAGTTCTATGGCCCGCGCAGCCAGATGATGCGCTGCATCGACCATCCCACGATGCTCAAGGACGGCTCCGGCTGGGGCGCGATGACCGGCATCTCCGCCGCCCTTCTGGCCGAGGACGGCTTCACCGGCGCCCCGGCGCTGACCGTGACCGCACCAAACGTGGCCGGTCTCTGGCAGGACCTGGGCGAGCGCTGGTATCTCCACGAGCAGTACTTCAAGGCCTACCCGATCTGCCGCTGGGCCCAGCCCGCGGTGGAAGCCGTGCTGTCACTGCCCGCCGAACAACACGACCCCGCCGCCATCGCCCGCATCGAGATCGTCACCTTCCACGAGGGCAAGCGTCTGCATGTGACGCACCCGACCACCACCGAGCAAGCCCAGTACAGCCTGCCCTGGTCCGTCGCCTGCGCCCTGGGCCGAGGCACCGTGGATGTCGCAGGCGTCAGCGACGAACTCGACGCCCCGGACCTCAAGGCCCTGGCCAGCCGGGTGGAGATTCACGAGGACGACACCTTCAACGCCCGCTTTCCCGCCGAGCGCTGGGCGCGCGCCCGGCTGCATCTGGAAAGCGGCGAGGTCATCGAAAGCGCCGACTTCGAGGCGCGCGGCAACCCCGATCGCCCGCTTTCGGACGCCGAGATATTCGCCAAGTACTGGGCGCTGGCCGAACCCGTGCTGGGCGAGCGCGCGGCCCGGCTGCACGACGTGGTGATGAGCCTCGAGGCACGTCCGGCAAGCGACCTGCTGGCGCTGCTCAGCGCACCCACGTTTTCCAAACAATAG
- a CDS encoding nitrilase-related carbon-nitrogen hydrolase gives MHYQDQLRVGAAQINASLGDVDANLERHLAFIADARRAELELLVFPELSLTGYGLGNRVIDVACPAHDPRLAELARAAGEMQVVVGFVEEASPGEYYNALAILQHGKLQAVHRKLNLPTYGGLEEGKLFTHGSELTHLPVCPGWSVTPLICADLWNPGLVHAALLARPTVLCAPINSASGIVSDDFSNEQNWAVNLQFYAMTYGTPVIMANRFGPEGDSHFWGGSRILGPRGDTLALAEDGETLIEAQLSRTAIARARFELPTHRDADTPLVRELMDGYR, from the coding sequence ATGCACTATCAGGATCAACTGCGCGTCGGCGCCGCGCAGATCAACGCCAGCCTCGGCGATGTCGATGCCAATCTCGAGCGCCATCTCGCGTTCATTGCCGACGCACGCCGCGCGGAGCTGGAATTGCTGGTCTTCCCCGAGCTCTCGCTGACCGGCTACGGCCTGGGCAACCGGGTGATCGACGTGGCCTGCCCGGCTCATGATCCGCGCCTGGCCGAGCTCGCCCGCGCCGCCGGCGAGATGCAGGTGGTGGTCGGCTTCGTCGAGGAAGCCAGCCCCGGCGAGTACTACAACGCCCTGGCGATTCTCCAGCACGGCAAGCTGCAGGCCGTGCACCGCAAGCTCAACCTGCCCACCTACGGTGGCCTGGAAGAAGGCAAGCTGTTCACCCACGGCAGCGAGCTCACGCATCTTCCGGTGTGCCCCGGCTGGTCGGTGACCCCGCTGATCTGCGCCGACCTGTGGAATCCGGGGCTGGTGCACGCCGCCCTGCTGGCCCGCCCCACCGTACTGTGCGCACCGATCAACTCGGCCTCGGGCATCGTCAGCGACGACTTCTCCAACGAGCAGAACTGGGCCGTCAACCTGCAGTTCTACGCCATGACCTACGGCACACCCGTGATCATGGCCAACCGCTTCGGCCCCGAAGGCGACAGCCACTTCTGGGGCGGCTCGCGCATTCTCGGCCCGCGCGGCGACACCCTCGCCCTGGCCGAGGACGGCGAAACGCTGATCGAAGCCCAGCTCTCGCGCACCGCCATTGCCCGCGCCCGCTTCGAGCTCCCCACCCACCGCGACGCCGATACGCCACTGGTACGCGAATTGATGGACGGCTATCGCTGA
- a CDS encoding YbhB/YbcL family Raf kinase inhibitor-like protein, giving the protein MPFAPSSMQVESTAFTPNGAIPKRHSAEGDDVSPALSWKDAPAGTKGFAVICHDPDAPLVKDGSYGYVHWLLYNLPADVTSLEEGTKTGTAGINDGGAIGYGGAMPPEGHGPHQYYFWVLALDTLTELPEGLTQPELLNELEPHILGMSRLVGTYRRD; this is encoded by the coding sequence ATGCCTTTTGCACCGTCCAGCATGCAAGTCGAAAGCACCGCCTTCACGCCGAATGGGGCGATTCCGAAGCGTCATTCGGCGGAAGGTGATGATGTATCCCCGGCCCTGAGCTGGAAGGATGCGCCGGCGGGGACCAAGGGCTTCGCGGTGATCTGCCACGATCCGGATGCGCCGCTGGTGAAGGATGGCAGCTACGGCTACGTGCATTGGCTTCTCTACAACCTGCCGGCGGATGTCACCTCGCTGGAAGAGGGCACGAAGACAGGCACTGCCGGCATCAACGATGGTGGCGCTATCGGCTATGGCGGTGCCATGCCGCCGGAGGGCCACGGGCCGCACCAGTATTATTTCTGGGTGCTGGCGCTGGATACCCTCACCGAACTGCCCGAGGGACTGACGCAGCCGGAACTGCTCAACGAGCTTGAGCCGCATATTCTTGGCATGAGCCGGTTGGTGGGGACGTATCGCCGCGACTGA
- a CDS encoding DUF4326 domain-containing protein: MKKILVLYPKLFKCYQKFHRKVEKILSASDAVELIYPSDENDFIQRISDESQKVGSTLQSENWSVSDITHAIVFDDGEEFPKEVKLLIENSVPLRFINIAITRVINIKREPEYKGLKSTPEYEYIGRGSYWGNPYSMYEDGEDREEVIRKYKYDFVFEKFPNKDKNEVYKLAGKRLGCFCKPESCHGDVLADFLNSWDDGK; encoded by the coding sequence ATGAAAAAAATCCTAGTTCTTTATCCGAAACTTTTCAAATGCTACCAAAAGTTCCATAGGAAAGTTGAAAAAATACTCTCTGCCTCAGATGCGGTTGAGTTGATTTATCCATCGGATGAAAATGATTTTATCCAACGGATTTCTGATGAGAGCCAGAAGGTTGGTTCGACTCTGCAATCTGAGAATTGGAGTGTGAGCGACATAACCCACGCAATTGTTTTCGACGACGGTGAAGAGTTTCCAAAAGAGGTTAAGCTACTCATAGAAAACTCTGTTCCTCTTCGTTTTATAAATATTGCTATTACTCGAGTAATCAATATTAAACGTGAGCCAGAATATAAGGGTCTAAAAAGTACGCCTGAGTACGAGTACATTGGGCGGGGATCGTATTGGGGAAACCCATATTCAATGTATGAAGACGGTGAAGACAGAGAAGAGGTTATAAGGAAGTATAAGTATGATTTTGTTTTTGAGAAGTTCCCAAACAAAGACAAGAATGAGGTGTACAAGTTGGCAGGGAAGCGTTTGGGGTGTTTTTGTAAGCCGGAGTCGTGTCATGGGGATGTGTTGGCAGATTTTTTGAATTCATGGGACGACGGTAAATGA
- a CDS encoding DUF488 domain-containing protein yields MKIYTIGFTQKNAEKFFKFLKVSQVKTLIDVRLNNVSQLSGFAKRDDLKFFLKELCGADYAHLPELAPTKDILNAYKKGDMPWERYEDKFLNLMAKRNIEKSIMPSLLDHGCLLCSEHEPHFCHRRLVVEYLNEYSDLDLKVKHLY; encoded by the coding sequence ATGAAAATTTATACGATTGGATTTACACAAAAGAACGCGGAAAAGTTCTTTAAATTCCTCAAGGTGTCGCAAGTCAAGACCTTGATTGATGTCCGTCTCAATAATGTGTCTCAATTGTCTGGGTTTGCAAAAAGGGATGATCTGAAGTTTTTTTTGAAAGAACTTTGTGGTGCTGATTATGCGCATTTGCCAGAATTAGCACCTACAAAAGATATTCTTAACGCATATAAAAAGGGTGATATGCCATGGGAGCGATATGAGGATAAATTCCTTAACCTGATGGCGAAAAGAAATATCGAGAAATCAATCATGCCTTCGCTCCTAGACCATGGGTGTTTGCTGTGCTCCGAACACGAACCGCATTTTTGTCACAGACGGCTAGTTGTGGAGTATTTAAACGAGTATTCTGACTTGGACCTCAAAGTTAAACATTTATACTGA
- a CDS encoding dual OB domain-containing protein, whose translation MNNAEIVILANSVKHHQHCVAGKCTATGQWVRPVSNTNGAELSHAQAQCQNPHGTFNVKPLQKVLMGFSAHVPLAHQPENYVIDGSMWRQNYRISDGELNQYLDQPDDIWGNADRVPHALILSGQIVVGQSLYLMAVDNLNLYRNQYNRRRASFLYRGTNYDLAVTDPSFDRITQNNEAVKGILCVSLGEEYQGDCFKLVATVF comes from the coding sequence ATGAACAACGCTGAAATAGTGATTCTGGCAAATTCCGTGAAGCATCATCAGCACTGTGTTGCTGGAAAATGCACTGCTACTGGCCAGTGGGTGCGGCCGGTCTCGAATACAAATGGTGCGGAATTGAGTCACGCGCAAGCTCAGTGTCAGAACCCACATGGAACTTTCAATGTGAAGCCTTTGCAGAAAGTTCTTATGGGCTTTTCTGCTCATGTTCCCTTGGCGCACCAGCCAGAAAACTATGTAATAGACGGATCTATGTGGCGGCAAAATTATAGGATTTCAGACGGAGAACTAAACCAGTACCTGGATCAACCTGACGATATATGGGGTAATGCAGATCGAGTGCCACACGCACTCATTTTATCAGGACAGATTGTAGTTGGACAATCCTTGTATCTAATGGCTGTCGACAATTTGAATTTATACAGAAATCAGTATAACCGACGAAGAGCATCGTTTTTATATCGCGGCACTAACTATGATCTCGCTGTTACGGACCCTAGCTTTGACAGAATCACTCAAAACAACGAGGCAGTTAAAGGAATTCTATGTGTGAGCCTCGGCGAAGAGTACCAAGGCGACTGCTTTAAGCTCGTTGCGACTGTGTTTTAG
- a CDS encoding winged helix-turn-helix transcriptional regulator, translated as MANEKSENPRFICGLHATLHVISGKWKPLILFFLDKGPTRYGELKRSVRGVSDKMLIQQLKELESDGIVQRTDYGEIPLRVDYSLTPFGASLVRAMEPLCGWGEEHEEDIAAAMDRRKTSR; from the coding sequence ATGGCGAACGAAAAATCAGAAAACCCACGTTTCATTTGCGGCCTGCATGCGACGCTGCACGTGATCTCCGGGAAGTGGAAGCCGTTGATTCTGTTCTTTTTAGACAAGGGCCCGACGCGTTACGGCGAGCTCAAGCGAAGCGTCCGGGGCGTGAGCGACAAAATGTTGATCCAGCAGTTGAAGGAGCTCGAGTCCGACGGCATCGTCCAGCGAACCGACTATGGAGAGATTCCGCTGCGCGTCGACTACTCGCTGACGCCTTTCGGAGCAAGTCTGGTGCGGGCCATGGAGCCGCTTTGCGGCTGGGGCGAAGAGCACGAAGAGGACATTGCCGCGGCGATGGACCGCCGGAAAACCAGCCGGTAG